One window from the genome of Cryptomeria japonica chromosome 6, Sugi_1.0, whole genome shotgun sequence encodes:
- the LOC131065783 gene encoding probable 2' cyclic ADP-D-ribose synthase BdTIR — protein sequence MGNIISSHSSPPLSHSNPCCHYSVVPPTAYDVFINHRGKDTKEHLASSIYDSLENRGFKAFLDKNSIRVGQYVPEAITCALRTVSVHVVILSPNFAESEWCLDELNLIIQSRTPIVPVFWEIRPSEVRMEDRNGVYAKAFRKHKHAGKFSTSTLEKWKNALRRVSLIEGIISEGEQGETVEKITACVAQYIDTAKCYLK from the exons ATGGGAAATATTATTTCTTCCCATTCTTCTCCCCCTCTATCTCATTCCAATCCTTGCTGCCATTATTCTGTTGTTCCCCCAACTGCATATGATGTATTCATCAATCACCGTGGTAAAGATACCAAGGAACATTTAGCTAGTTCAATTTATGATAGTCTTGAGAATAGAGGATTTAAAGCGTTTTTGGACAAAAACTCTATTCGAGTGGGGCAATACGTACCAGAAGCTATAACTTGTGCATTACGCACAGTCTCTGTTCATGTTGTAATCCTTTCTCCCAATTTTGCAGAATCAGAGTGGTGTTTGGATGAGCTCAATTTGATCATCCAAAGCAGGACGCCAATCGTCCCCGTGTTTTGGGAAATTCGACCGTCTGAGGTTCGAATGGAGGACAGAAATGGAGTGTATGCGAAAGCTTTCCGTAAGCACAAGCACGCTGGAAAATTCAGTACTTCAACACTTGAGAAATGGAAAAATGCTCTGCGCAGGGTTTCACTTATCGAAGGCATTATCAGTGAAGG AGAGCAAGGGGAGACGGTGGAGAAAATCACAGCGTGTGTGGCTCAATATATCGACACGGCAAAATGCTACTTGAAATGA